A region of Aquila chrysaetos chrysaetos chromosome 13, bAquChr1.4, whole genome shotgun sequence DNA encodes the following proteins:
- the LOXL2 gene encoding lysyl oxidase homolog 2 isoform X3, translating into MGPIHLNEIDCTGFEKSVTDCKFNMESQGCNHEEDAAVRCNVPAMGFQNQLRLSGGRNPYEGRVEVLAERNGTLKWGTVCSENWSTVEAMVVCRQLGLGFASHAFQETWYWHGDVTADSVVMSGVKCSGTEMSLAHCRHDGADVSCPRGGGRFGAGVSCSETAPDLVLNAELVEQTAYLEDRPMFMLQCALEENCLASSAVNTSVTSGYRRLLRFSSQIHNNGQSDFRPKNGRHAWVWHDCHRHYHSMEVFTHYDLLNLNGTKVAEGHKASFCLEDTECEADVQKQYECANFGEQGITVGCWDVYRHDIDCQWIDITDVPPGDYLFQVVINPNYEVAESDYSNNVMKCRSRYDGQRIWMYNCHIGGSFSEETEQKFDHFSGLTNNKVSTR; encoded by the exons ATGGGTCCAATTCATCTAAATGAAATTGACTGTACGGGCTTTGAAAAATCAGTCACAGACTGCAAGTTCAACATGGAGTCGCAGGGCTGTAACCATGAAGAAGATGCTGCCGTGAGGTGCAACGTTCCAGCGATGGGTTTCCAGAATCAG CTGCGTCTGAGCGGCGGCCGCAACCCTTACGAGGGCCGGGTGGAGGTCCTGGCAGAGCGCAACGGGACTCTGAAGTGGGGCACCGTCTGCAGCGAGAACTGGAGCACCGTGGAAGCCATGGTGGTGTGTCGGCAGCTGGGCTTGGGGTTCGCCAGCCATGCCTTCCAG GAAACCTGGTACTGGCACGGAGACGTCACTGCTGACAGCGTGGTCATGAGCGGTGTCAAGTGTTCGGGGACAGAGATGTCCCTGGCCCACTGTCGTCACGATGGAGCCGATGTCTCCTGTCCCAGAGGAGGTGGTCGTTTTGGTGCGGGTGTGTCCTGCTCGGAGA ctgccccTGACCTGGTGCTCAACGCCGAGCTGGTGGAGCAGACAGCCTACCTGGAAGACCGCCCTATGTTCATGCTGCAGTGTGCGCTCGAGGAGAACTGCCTGGCCAGCTCGGCCGTCAACACCTCCGTCACGTCTGGGTACCGGCGCCTGCTGCGCTTCTCCTCCCAGATCCACAACAACGGGCAGTCCGACTTTCGCCCCAAGAACGGCCGCCACGCCTGGGTCTGGCACGACTGCCACCG GCATTACCACAGCATGGAGGTTTTTACCCACTATGATCTATTGAACCTCAATGGAACCAAGGTGGCTGAAGGACACAAAGCCAGTTTCTGCCTGGAAGACACCGAATGCGAAGCAG ATGTGCAAAAACAGTACGAGTGCGCCAATTTTGGTGAACAAGGAATCACAGTTGGATGCTGGGACGTGTACCGTCACGACATCGACTGCCAGTGGATTGATATTACTGATGTCCCACCAGGCGATTACCTCTTCCAG GTTGTCATCAACCCAAACTATGAAGTTGCTGAATCCGATTATTCAAATAACGTGATGAAATGCAGGAGCCGGTACGATGGGCAGCGCATCTGGATGTACAACTGCCACATAG